A region from the Triticum urartu cultivar G1812 chromosome 1, Tu2.1, whole genome shotgun sequence genome encodes:
- the LOC125506259 gene encoding protein NPGR2, translated as MEGRKERGRLRNFVRRMAMECLCSGEQLKGADDTIRSSDSMFTKDFSASGYSSRNGEVEQYLDNGNIEEAELSLREGVCLNYEEARALLGRLEYQRGHVEAALRVFDGIDISSLVPKMKISIARKAHRRKTRSQWDAPPMPLHAVSLLMEAIYLKARALHDLGKFKDAAQECRMILDIVEAAVPEGLPAGFGKGCKLNEIICKAVEFLPELWKLAGFSLEAISEYRRSLLNNWNLDGETIAKIQKEFAVFLLYSGCEARPPNLHSQLDGSFVPRNNMEEATLLLMILLRKFNLRRVERDPTVMHHLTFALSMSGQLKPLAVQFEELLPGLLDKREWSYNVALCYLAEKDDSTALNLLKRILKIGQDSDNLKELLLASKVCVEKGAHAEGAAYARRAITNIQGGCKQLAGVADLLLGVSLSNQARYAISDTERASWQCEALEVLGSAEKNMHGQDCRIMYNLSLENAEQRKLDAAVFYAKKLVKLEAGSELRSWLLLARILSAQKLFTDAETVVDAALDQTGKWNQGYLLRTKARIQAAQGQLRDAVGTYTQLLALIQLRTKSFGAGISLAKGGEDDKSLETETWYDLALLYLGMSQWRDAEVCVSKIRATNCYSAFAWHATGKLCEAKDLPKEALGAYFRALDFDSKHVPSLISTATILRQLGDRPLPSVRCFLTDALQLDRTNHMAWFNLGLLYKEEGGRSAAEAAECFQAAALLEETAPVEPFR; from the exons ATGGAGGGTAGGAAAGAAAGGGGGAGATTAAGGAATTTTGTCCGGCGCATGGCAATGGAGTGCCTTTGCTCTGGAGAGCAGCTGAAAGGGGCAGATGACACCATCCGGTCATCGGACTCTATGTTTACCAAAGATTTCTCAGCAAGTGGGTACTCTTCCAGGAATGGAGAGGTTGAGCAATACCTTGATAATGGCAACATCGAGGAAGCTGAGTTGTCACTGCGGGAGGGCGTGTGTCTTAACTATGAG GAAGCAAGGGCATTGCTAGGAAGGCTAGAGTACCAACGAGGACATGTAGAAGCAGCACTTCGTGTGTTTGATGGGATAGACATATCTTCGTTAGTTCCTAAGATGAAAATCTCAATTGCTAGAAAAGCACATCGCCGGAAGACTCGTTCACAATGGGATGCTCCACCAATGCCCTTGCATGCTGTGAGCCTACTTATGGAGGCCATATATCTCAAAGCAAGAGCACTTCATGATCTCGGAAAGTTCAAAG ATGCTGCACAAGAGTGCAGAATGATATTGGATATTGTGGAAGCAGCAGTACCTGAAGGCTTACCAGCAGGCTTTGGAAAAGGTTGTAAATTGAACGAAATAATATGCAAGGCCGTAGAGTTTCTCCCTGAGTTATGGAAATTAGCAGGGTTTTCGCTTGAAGCCATTTCTGAATATAGGAGGTCTCTTCTCAATAATTGGAATCTTGATGGAGAGACCATAGCTAAAATACAAAAGGAATTTGCTGTTTTTCTTCTGTACAGTGGCTGTGAAGCCCGCCCTCCAAATCTCCATTCTCAGTTGGATGGTTCATTTGTACCACGCAACAATATGGAAGAGGCTACACTCCTTTTAATGATTCTATTGAGGAAGTTTAATCTGAGGAGGGTTGAGCGGGATCCCACTGTGATGCATCACCTTACTTTTGCGCTGTCCATGTCAGGGCAACTAAAACCACTGGCTGTACAATTTGAAGAACTGTTACCTGGTCTGCTAGACAAAAGAGAATGGTCATACAATGTTGCATTGTGTTACCTGGCAGAAAAAGATGATTCTACTGCCCTGAATCTACTCAAAAGGATACTGAAGATTGGACAGGATTCTGACAACCTCAAAGAACTTCTCCTAGCTTCAAAAGTTTGCGTTGAGAAGGGTGCTCATGCTGAAGGCGCTGCCTATGCACGGAGGGCTATAACTAATATACAAGGAGGATGCAAACAATTGGCGGGTGTTGCAGATCTTTTGCTTGGTGTGTCCCTTTCTAATCAAGCTAGATATGCTATATCTGATACCGAGCGAGCTTCTTGGCAGTGTGAAGCACTCGAAGTACTTGGCAGTGCCGAAAAAAACATGCATGGGCAAGATTGTAGGATAATGTACAATCTGAGCCTTGAAAATGCTGAGCAAAGGAAGTTAGACGCAGCAGTATTTTATGCAAAAAAACTGGTGAAGTTAGAGGCTGGATCAGAGTTGAGGAGTTGGCTTCTTTTAGCTCGAATACTGAGTGCACAAAAACTGTTTACTGATGCTGAAACCGTTGTTGATGCTGCTCTTGATCAGACTGGGAAATGGAATCAAGGATATTTGTTGCGAACCAAAGCCAGAATTCAGGCTGCACAGGGGCAATTGAGGGATGCGGTTGGGACATATACCCAACTTCTTGCTTTAATTCAACTTAGAACAAAAAGTTTTGGAGCTGGGATCTCACTGGCAAAG GGTGGTGAAGATGATAAAAGCCTGGAAACAGAGACCTGGTATGATCTAGCTCTCTTGTACCTAGGCATGTCACAGTGGAGGGATGCAGAAGTTTGTGTATCAAAGATAAGAGCAACTAATTGTTATTCTGCCTTCGCTTGGCATGCTACAG GAAAACTATGCGAAGCGAAAGATCTTCCAAAAGAAGCTTTGGGGGCTTATTTTCGAGCATTAGACTTTGATAGTAAACATGTTCCAAGTTTGATATCGACTGCTACTATTCTACGACAACTTGGGGACAGGCCATTGCCTTCTGTACGGTGCTTCCTGACTGATGCACTGCAGCTTGATAGAACAAATCATATGGCATGGTTTAATCTTGGCCTACTCTACAAAGAGGAAGGTGGCAGGTCAGCAGCTGAGGCTGCTGAATGTTTCCAAGCTGCTGCACTTCTTGAGGAAACAGCACCTGTAGAACCTTTCAGATGA